CAAAATCCGTAAAGTAAAAATATCAAATCACTGGATTGATTTGGAAATACCAAAACCGACACGAAAAATAATTGAGAAATTAAATTTGCATATTACTTAAAACTTGCAAAGTTACGGATTAAATAAAAATATTGATTATAAAAGGATTTCAATCTTCATGGTTATAAAAACGACGGGAAATTAGGTTACTAACAACATTAAAACTAACACTGGTGATAGATTTTTTTAAATATAAAAAACCTTAAAAAACTACAAACTATAAAGAAAATGAACAAACAGATTATCAGTTTATGTTCTCCTTTACGGTTCCTACTGATTTTCAATACTTTTGTTTTTTTTCTTTTCACTTTTTTGAATTCAACTTAAAATATCTTTTTTTGTGCTCTTTGAATTGTTTTGAAGTTAATTTCCTATCGAATGCTTTTTCTCCCATACCTGCAGATGCTCAACTTGCTCATAAATTTCCAGAATTGTATTATTAGACTATTTTTGTAATTCATCAATACTCATAGTTTTTGAAAAATTGATAGTGTTGCCTCATCGTAAATCACAAACCTGATTCTCTTTCTGATTTCAAATTGAGCAGCTCGCCAAGCACCGTCTTTAACGCCACCTCTGCACTCTCTTCTATTGGAGATCCGAAAGCTCCAGTGGATATGGCACAAAAAGCAATGGATGACAGGTAATTTTCTTCTGCCACCTTCAGGCAGGTCCTGTAACATAGCACAAGTTTTTCCGCAGGATTCTTATCTCTATAATATACAGGACCCAGTGTGTGAATAACATATGGATTAGGCAGGTTATACCCTTTGGTGGCAACCGCATCCCCTGTCCTTATTGGTGCTAACGGTTTACACTTCCCATACAGTTGCGGTCCTGCTTTCCTGTGTATCGCCTCGGCAACTCATCCTCCGGGTACCAACTGTGCATTGGCAGCATTCACAACCGCATCAAACCCCTACTGCGCTGTAATATCTCCCCTCACACACTCCACCATAACATCTCTTTTTTCCGTTTTCATTTCTATTTCCACCATCTTTAAACTATTCTCATCAGAGATATGGTCTTATCAAACTAAGCTTGACATAAATTTTAAGTCGCTATTTAATTGTTGTATTATTTTTTCGGTATCTGAAAAAATTTCAAGAGTATAGAATTTAATAAATTCCAATTCTTTATGCTCTTCTTGAAAAAGTGATAATAACTTTTTATCAAATGCAGCTTTATCATTTATTATATCTGTATACCATTCTCTTCTGAATTGTAATATTATAGGGCTTTTAGTTGGCTCTTCAGTCCAAGTTAACAACGAATATCCAAACCAGACAGAGCAATTCTGTAATTGAATAGTGAAACCATAAAAGTTTATAGATTGACTGGCTTTTGTTTTCCATACATCATATTCCCCTGTGTGAATTTTCTCTCTTATCCAGTTAATTTGACCAAATATTTTTTTATATGCTGTAATAAAAGCAGGGTTTTTAAGAATTGCTATCTCTTGTTTCATGAATTCCACCTCCCCTATAAAATAGTGGCTAATATATTTCTGTAGTGATTTTATAATTATATCCTCACAATTGAACAATTCTAAGATATCCTGCCAAAAAAGGAATTTAAAGTTTATTTTATACTCTACCTTCAAATAATCCTGTAACTCTTCAATAGTTTTTATAGGCGTACCTGAGGAGGAAAAATCTTTTATAATTTCTTCCTCATAAAAACATTTTCTATGCTTCACTATAAGTAAAATTAGGTATTTATTGACAAAAGTTTCATAATCATTAACCAGTATTGCTTTATACCTTGAAATCTGGTTGGCACCTGATAAGTTTGCATAAAATTTATTCTCTATCAATATTACAGTATCTTTTTGGTTATCAATAATTAAATCAGGTGTGCCATTGCTGTATATTTTTCTTGTATCAATTAAGAGAGGTGCGCGAAAAAAATCGTCGTGATATTTTTCTAATAGAAAAGAGAAAAACAATTTCTGAAACGGTTTATAAGCTTCTTCTTTTAAAATAAAAGACAACACTTCTGTTGTTAAATCCTCTGAACGTAGACCTGCAATTGATATCAAAAAATCCTCAGTCATTTTTCTTTGCAAAAATTGAAAGACATAAGAGAAAAATTAACAAAACCAGAAAGCCTATACATTTTAAGAAGAGTATACCTGAGCTTAAAAATGCAGTTATTAATATTCCGTAAAAAACAAGTATCATAGAAGATATGCTAATTTGCATCTGAAGAATATACATGTTGCGTTGCGTTATGTCATATACTTTTTTTGCTAATGTTTCTAAAAAATTCAAACGAGTTAATAATATATCGGGAACCTTGTGAAAATTACTGTAAGAGGGGTCATATTCTAATTCCCATTCTTTTCTATCTACAGTGTAAGGAGCGGATGTTTGATTTTGAGCCATATTATTTTGAAAAGGAATAGAATAATATGCAACTCCTCTTTGTAATAAATCTTTATAAACGTTTAGAGCTTCTTTATAAAGGGATGATTTTAACACAAATTTTGTTGTTACCTGAAAACCTGCTTGTAAATTTTTCCATGCTTTTATTGGTTCCCACCATTTTTTAGGATTAAACCATCCAAATAGAGAAGTAAGTTTGCTATAGTATATATCACTTATTTTGTTTTTGATATCTAATATGTCTCTATGTATATTTCCTAAATTCTCATTTATAACTTTTTTCAAATAAAAAAGGCTTTCAAAATCTTGTGCTATCACTTTCGCAATATGCTCATAAGAGCCGATATACAAATCATACTTTTGTCCTTTTTCTGCTTCTCCGGTTGGATATGTAACTCTCATAATTCTTTTATCCAATAGAGGCATTCTTAATATAAAACGTTTTGTCTCATTAGAAGCATGCATACTATAATTTATTTCAGCAATATAGTACCTTTTGGGAAATGGCGCTATTTCATTTATAAATTTCTGTCTATGAGTACCTCCAATTTCTTCGCCCCATAGATTTTCGGGAGGATTCTCGTCAACATATTCTAATAATTTAGGTAATTCTATTGGAGTTTCTTTTTCCTGTAGCAATAAAGTTGATATGAAGAGTATCCCATCGAATTGAATTTCAATATTACTTTTTTTAATTTTGTATTTTACAACGTAAGGCAATCCAAGGATTGAATATGTTTTTTCAAATTTCACATCCTCAAATTCTTCATCATTTTTTAGTTCATCAGCAAAAATTTTTAGTTTATCTTTTTTTTGAATGTAAAAGCGACTAAGCCGCTTAATAAAACTTATTTTGGGAAGAAGCATTTCTGAATATGGATAGTATTCAAAAAACTTAGATGCTTCGGTTTCAAAATCTTTTATTGTAATAAAATTGTTGCCCCAAAACAATCTATATCCTGACAAATAAAGTTTTTCAACTTTTAATTTTCCTGGCTCTAATTTTTCTTTCATAAAATTATAGTTTTTTTAAACAAAGATATTTGTAATCGTCTGCCGATTTTTAAGAATTTTTTTCTAAACCATTATTCATGGTTATTGCAAGGTTTCATCATCGATTTCAATATTGGATTGCATAAAAGCTTCTTTTATTTTGTCTTCGTAGTCACTGATAGAAATCTCACCATCTTTGGCTGCAATGTCAATTTTTATATCCAGTTCTTTGAAAAGTTTGCTGAGATAAAGAACAGTACTTGCTAATTTAGAAAGTTCACTTGGCGGAATGGTAAGTTTAAGCGTAACTTTTGAGTATTTTTTATCCTGTGGTTTTCCTTTTTCTTGTCCTTCCTTCGTTGTTTCAGACTCGCCTTTTATAGGAGTAGTTCCTTTTGTTTCTTCCTCTTCCGGATATTTCTTCTGTTCAATACAGATAGATTCTTTTATCAGAATTTCTCCTTCACATAACATGCCGCTGGGTAATATGGATTCTATTTCCTGCTTAAAATATCTGCATACAGGTTTACCGTTTTCAAGTTCCCCTATCCCAAATAACCCTTCTTTTACGCCATATCTTATTGCATTCTTTAAGACATCTTCATTGATTAAACGCATTTCTCCAGGAGTGCTAATAAACGCCTGATAAAGTTTTTTTGTTTCAATAAAATCCTTATCGTTTTTAAGATATCGTTCTTTTAATATAAGAGGCGCAATTTTTTCCAGTATTTCGCCGTCATTGGTTAAACGCTGGTAAACCTCATTATCCAAAGACATTTGCTTCCCGTATGTATATCTGCCCAAATCGGTTTCTTTCAGGCTATTATTTGCTGCGGGGAGATATACAATACTATAAAGATTTCTCAAACTCTCTATCATATATTCAGATTTTTCTTTCTTTTTATCTTTTACCTCTTTTTTCTGCTGGTCATTAAGCAGTTTTGTTTCTTCCCTTTCAATAATATCCCATGCATAATATTCTCGGATAGTTTTTTCAAGTATGGGTAGTTCGTCTTCTTTTGGACAGAGAAAAACAAGTGTATTTCTGTTGACACGCGGTTGTTGACCATAGTTGTCGATAAACTGCCTACATCTTTTCTGGTTATCATTACCACCATTGCTGAAAACTACAAGCTTTATTTCCTGTGTATCAGGAACATCCTTTGGATTCCGGGGATTCAAGAATATTTGGAAGTGTTCATCTGATATGTTCTTACGAATAAGGTCTTTTTGTATTTCTCTAACAACAGTATCTTCTACGTTTTCCATTTTTCTTAAGTGCAAACTGTTGAGATTAGGCTCACTGGTAAAGAAATACTTACCCGCGTCATGTTGTAAGAATAACAGTGCCTCATCCTTTAGTTTTGATACTGCTTCTGTAATTATACTTGTGGGGAATGAAGTATCGGCAACAGAAAGTTTTATTTCTTTTAATGACACGCCTTTCTCATGACCACCTGAAAAAGAATATAGAAATATCGTTATTGCAGATTTAGTTCCAAATGAATAAGGTCCGTATGTAGTATCTTCAAGATATCTGTCTATTTTAGATGAACCGGAGTTATGCGAGGTTATATCAGCAGAAACAACTCCACTGTACTCGGAACCAATCTGGTTAATAAATTCTCCTCTTATATCAGTATTTTTCATATCAAAATCTGACAACCGTATAAAGGGGGCTTTGCTATTTCTTAATGCATGTACTATGAGAGATAAAAGCCGTAATACCCCCCTTGTTCTTTGGAATTTCGGGAAACTACCCCATCTATGGTAAAGCACATCTATTACTTCAGGTTGGAAGGGAAAACTTTTACAAAACCTTTCCCGATAAACTGATTTTTCCATACCTTCAGGCAGGATTTTTTCTTTATCTGCGTAAGAAAGAAATTTATCAATATTCTTTTTGGCCTCTCTTGCTTCAATAGCGGAGAAAAGTCGCCTGTTTATAACACAAGATATTTCTTCATCACCGACAGGCTCATATACTTTTTCAATTCTGCCTACTACTTTTTGTAATTGCTGGAATAATCGTTCTGCCGATTCATCGTAATGCTCTAATCGGCTGGCAGGTAATGTCATGACAAGTAAACAGTTGCCAAGCGTACTGACTGCCTGTGTGAGTTCCTGAAGAAAGGCAAGGTTCTGAGCGGCAAGAGTAGACTCTCCGACTTTTACAGTTGCAGATTTAGTCTGATATGTTAAAACTTCATCCATCAGGATGAGCACGGGTGCCGATTCTTTCAAAAGATTGTAAATCCTTTCTTTTCCCGGAGCGCTTTTACCTTTCAGCTTATCTACCTTCCCTGTCAGTTGTTCTTCTATCTCTTCCCACAGTGTTTTTTCTTGAGGGTTTAGTGATACTCCATCCAGAACTACTACTTTTGATTTCCATTCTTTGGTTTTGTGGTATAAAGCTATAAGAGAGTGAGTTTTGCCTCCGCCAAAAGGGGTCTGGAGCTGTATAACGGAGTCGCCGCCTTTCCCTTTTAATCGTTTTTCAGCGTTGGAAAGCAGGTTTTGTAGCCCATCGGTAAGATAGGTT
This bacterium DNA region includes the following protein-coding sequences:
- a CDS encoding macro domain-containing protein, which codes for MYGKCKPLAPIRTGDAVATKGYNLPNPYVIHTLGPVYYRDKNPAEKLVLCYRTCLKVAEENYLSSIAFCAISTGAFGSPIEESAEVALKTVLGELLNLKSERESGL
- a CDS encoding PD-(D/E)XK nuclease family protein, whose translation is MTEDFLISIAGLRSEDLTTEVLSFILKEEAYKPFQKLFFSFLLEKYHDDFFRAPLLIDTRKIYSNGTPDLIIDNQKDTVILIENKFYANLSGANQISRYKAILVNDYETFVNKYLILLIVKHRKCFYEEEIIKDFSSSGTPIKTIEELQDYLKVEYKINFKFLFWQDILELFNCEDIIIKSLQKYISHYFIGEVEFMKQEIAILKNPAFITAYKKIFGQINWIREKIHTGEYDVWKTKASQSINFYGFTIQLQNCSVWFGYSLLTWTEEPTKSPIILQFRREWYTDIINDKAAFDKKLLSLFQEEHKELEFIKFYTLEIFSDTEKIIQQLNSDLKFMSSLV
- a CDS encoding DUF499 domain-containing protein, giving the protein MKPFLTIAMPHKDVLSGVPTFDIFAADLWNVHQKRGPSEYCNAELFFQKTYLTDGLQNLLSNAEKRLKGKGGDSVIQLQTPFGGGKTHSLIALYHKTKEWKSKVVVLDGVSLNPQEKTLWEEIEEQLTGKVDKLKGKSAPGKERIYNLLKESAPVLILMDEVLTYQTKSATVKVGESTLAAQNLAFLQELTQAVSTLGNCLLVMTLPASRLEHYDESAERLFQQLQKVVGRIEKVYEPVGDEEISCVINRRLFSAIEAREAKKNIDKFLSYADKEKILPEGMEKSVYRERFCKSFPFQPEVIDVLYHRWGSFPKFQRTRGVLRLLSLIVHALRNSKAPFIRLSDFDMKNTDIRGEFINQIGSEYSGVVSADITSHNSGSSKIDRYLEDTTYGPYSFGTKSAITIFLYSFSGGHEKGVSLKEIKLSVADTSFPTSIITEAVSKLKDEALLFLQHDAGKYFFTSEPNLNSLHLRKMENVEDTVVREIQKDLIRKNISDEHFQIFLNPRNPKDVPDTQEIKLVVFSNGGNDNQKRCRQFIDNYGQQPRVNRNTLVFLCPKEDELPILEKTIREYYAWDIIEREETKLLNDQQKKEVKDKKKEKSEYMIESLRNLYSIVYLPAANNSLKETDLGRYTYGKQMSLDNEVYQRLTNDGEILEKIAPLILKERYLKNDKDFIETKKLYQAFISTPGEMRLINEDVLKNAIRYGVKEGLFGIGELENGKPVCRYFKQEIESILPSGMLCEGEILIKESICIEQKKYPEEEETKGTTPIKGESETTKEGQEKGKPQDKKYSKVTLKLTIPPSELSKLASTVLYLSKLFKELDIKIDIAAKDGEISISDYEDKIKEAFMQSNIEIDDETLQ